AAACATACGAATCCGAATACCACTAGTCAACGTATAAATTACGTGTCAGATGAGAGGATGGGTTAAGACTTGAGACCAATTTTGGTTGTTGTTGGACATGGGTTCAACTAAATGTTTTCTTTTTTGGTTATAAGATGCATTAGTTTTGTGGCGCAAATTGATGTATTTCAGCTTTTCATAAATTAGAATTTCATTATCACTGCTTGTGTAAATATATAGAGATATTCAATTAAAAAAACTCTGTTTTCTATTCATTCAACAGTACGAACTTTTATTATTAGATTATTATTATTTTATTAATTTGAAGGACGATCAACAGTTATGGAGTCGGAATTGTCTGCACTGATTTGGTCAATGCAAGCATGCTCATCGTTAGGTTATAGGAACGTCATATTCGAAGGAGATAATCTCAGTATCCTTAAATACATAAAAGGGGAAGCCTACGGTTCCCGTTGTCAACACTTGGTCAACTCAGTCATTGCATGGAAGTCTCGATTTCTCTCAACATCATATGTGCATGTTCATCGTCAACATAATGGTTGTGCTGACTTGCTAGCAAAAAAATCTATTATTTCTCCGACTGATTGGAGTTTGTTCCAATCTTGTCCAGGTTTTTTTGTACAACAATATTTGTGCTGACAATAATTAATAAAATATTTTAGCCGGAAAAAAAAAAAGATTATTATTATTTTATTATTGCCAACAGCAAGAAATTTGATTTTTTTGAAAAACTATAATAAAGTTATAACCAACTTGCATAATGAATGTCCATGTTGCATTAAACTTGTTTATACATTAACCAAAGATAATTCAGTCTCGAACCTACCGACTAGCATAGATCTTCCAAAAATAGTATAGCAAGAACAACGTTGCACAAAATATAAAGTAAGGCAAATTATAAACTGATCAGAAACAAAATTTCTTCCATATATAGTCACGTTAACCCTATTAGGGGCATCGATTTTTCTTCTACGTCACGTTAACCCTATTAGGGGCATCGATCTTTCTTCTACGTCGTCTAGCCTTACATATCAAATTAACAAAAGTATAATCTATTTTGTATTTTACCCCAAAAAGCTGATGTGTTTGTAGCTCCTGAAGGATCCAATGAGTCATATAAAAATGAGATTTGGTATCACGTTCACACTTCATACATATCAGAAAGCAATTTAGTGCAACCCAACTCCGTTAGTCAAAATACATATCAACATCTCACTTCTCCATTTAAATATACATTTATATAATACAATAACTTATTATATATATCTGTACATATATTGTAATGGTATGTCAAAAGAATCAGTCCTAGCTTCGTACTTTTTTTTCTCAAAATCATGAACCCTAATCTTCCTCTTAGCCACGCCCCATCATCGTCATCATCAACAACAACAACACCATATGGATTAACGAAGGACGAGTTTTCAACTCTAGATCCAATCATCAGAACGTACCACACGCTCCCAAGATCGCCAAACACGTGCACATCCCTCATAGCACACCGCGTAGACGCACCAGCACGTACCATATGGAGATTCGTCCGCGACTTCGCGAATCCAAACAAATACAAACACTTTATCAAAAGCTGCACCATCAGAGGTAACGGTAAAGAGATTAGCGTCGGGACCATAAGGGAAGTTAGCGTCGTGTCTGGTCTTCCAGCGTCAACAAGCGTTGAGATACTAGAAGCTCTAGATGAAGAGAAACGAATCTTGAGTTTTCGTGTTCTTGGAGGAGAACACCGGTTAAGAAATTACCGGTCGGTTACGTCGGTTAATGAGTTTGTTGTCTTGGAAAAGGATAAGGTCAAGAGAGTGTACAGTGTGGTGTTGGAGTCTTACATTGTTGATATACCAAAAGGTAATACAGAGGAAGATACGAGGATGTTTGTGGATACTGTCGTTAAATCCAATTTACAGAATCTCGCCGTCGTTTCCATGGCTTCTCCGACTTGAAACTTTTTTTGTGTTGAAAATGTCGCGTGTATATATATTGATAGTTGGCCATAAATGGGTCGGTTTGTTAAATGTGTATGTGTGGAATGTGAGGTGAGGTGAGGTGAGGTGTGTATACGTATTTTATGGACTGTAATGGGTTGGAGCATATTTAATGCTAAAACCCTTTAAGGGTCTCCTGGGCCATAGCGAAGACAAAATTAAGTGGGCCAAAGAAAAGAGAAACAGAAAGAGAGAAAAATAGAAACAAAAGATGAAAATCAACAGAAGCAATAACTCTTCTAGTGCTTAATTAAGGTACACTCCTTCTCTTTTTTTCTCTTTTTCTTTTTTTTTAATTACAAAATACCCTAAGCAACCCATTTAAACTAGTGCAATAAACATGCTCTAGTAACCCTCACAAGGAGAGCTCTGAGAAGATTCGACCCAACAAACTATAGTACTATTTTTGTCAATGTGCATTGGAATTATCCTTCGGTTACTGTTTTTTTCCTACATTTTCATTTTTGTCAAGTACTAACCGATATATTTTTGTCAATTCTATTTAGTGTTGAATTACATTTAAGAAATATAATCAAGGCTTTTTGTTGAATAAAAAATCATCCAAGTGACGGGATGTGGTAGCTCGTTTGGTAAGAGCCTTGGGGGCCAATTGTCATGCTTCCGGGTTCGATGCCAGGCGGAGGGGAACTGCCCATCCTGTCATCAAATGCAGTACTGGGTGTTGGGCCTTCTCCCAAGCCCATGTAAAGCCCTCCCGGATGAAGTGGACCGCTGACTAACCGGGTCCAGGGGAATGATCCACGTAAGTGGAGAACCCCTAGATTATATATAAAAAAAAAGTATATAGAAAGCGAATAAACATTTAAAGAATATAATCAAGTTACTTCGGCTGAAGATCTAAGGTATAAATGTAAAATATAATATGTGAGACATAACTAAATCTTTTGATAGTGCCCAATCAGTTGGTGGCCTTTGCTTTTCGCATTTGTCAGAAAACTTTAAATCATGAAAGACAACATCGTATACACTTATTGGCCACGCATGGCCAGCTCAATACCATTAGAAATCTTAGTACAAATTAGATCCTCCAATTATTAATTGGGTTTTTAGTAATTAAACCTATCAACTAAAAGATGAATCGTAAAAAAAATCCTCAACTAAAAATCATGTAAAATAAACTTTTAACTTTAATTCCATTAACATATATTACCATTCGTCTAAAAAACCGTGACGGAAGGTGTCATACGTAACAGTTTATAAGTTGAGGGCTTGGCATATTGAAAACTTAGTTGAGCAGTTTTTTTACGATTCAAAAATAGTTGAGGGGTTTTATCATATTTTAAATATTTAAAAAAATTTAATGACTTTTAGTAATAAAAACTCTCAACTATTTTTGAATCGTAAAAAAACCCTCAACTAAGTTTTTAACATTATAAACCCTCAATTTATAAACCGTTAACGTATGACACCCTCTGTCACGGTTTTTTAGACGGAGAGTAATATATGTTAACGGAATTGAAGTTGAGGGTTTATTTCACATGATTTTTAGTTGAAGTTTTTTTATACGATTCATCTTTAGTTGAGGGGTTTAATTACTAAATAACCCTTATTAATATTTTGTAAAAATCTTATAATTGAAAAGATTGAAACTTTTTGCATTATCATATTTTTATAACACTATATATTTAAATTTAATATTATATATATTAAATAAGAAAAATCAAACGGATAAATTTAGTATGAGTTCCGGGCGGTTAAACTAACCGTCCCTTATACTATGTCGGCACTGTTGTTATTGCAAATACATGAAGACTAATCTGGATCTTTGTTGGTGGTACAGGTGAACCACTATTTATTAAGACGAGTTATTTTGGGATGCTTGGTATTTGACTGTGAAAGGGCTATTGGATATGGTGTATATATATATAGTTGTTCTTACTGTGTAGTTTATCCATATGACGTATCAACAATGGTAAGTTATTCATCTTTTGGTATGATTATTGGCTTCATGTGGTCCATCTTATCGGTATCACATGTGATATGGAGTCTGAGAATAGAGACTTGCAAGAGTTTCAAAAGCTGTTAGAAACTCGGAAAGAAGCTGTAAGGACAAAGAGATTGCCAAATAGTACATATCCTCTCTGGTATGTAATATTTCGGTGCCAATCTTTGAACGTGGTGCTGATGGTGTTTTGTGTGTACCCCAATATTTGAATGAGTATAGGCATTAGGCACTGAGTATTCTCTACTTCCATGATTTGGGATCAGATTTATACTCAACATGAGTAGATGAAGTGGAGTGGTGGTATGGTTCGTGTAGGGTGTCCCTTGCTGTGCTTTCATAACATGTGTTGGCAATAATGATTCTTTTTTGACGGATGTGTTATGAACCAGATTGTGGATGGCTCATAACCAAGAAATTATGATTTGTAATCTTTCCTTTATCTATGATGGTGTAATTTCCTTTATAAGGAACTTTTATGCTATGAATAAAGATAGACTTTTCCATTACTTTTATAACAGGATGCATATATTCATGTCCGATTTTGGACATAGAGAAATGAAACATTTGTCTTGGTCTTATAATTTAATTGGCTATGCATAAATCTTTCGGTGTTTAAAATAATTAAATATATATTTACTGGTTATTTATCACTCAATCCTAAAATTCCATGAATCATAGAACTGGTATGCATGTACGCTGACCCGGTCCTCAAAATTTGTAGGTTAGGAACAACAAAAATCTCTAGTTTGGTGTTCTTAGGGAAGAGTATTGAAGCCCATAGTGAAGCTCAACTTATGATCCATTAAGAAGCTTTTGTAACTATGTAACTAGGGTTTTATAAACCACTATATATGTCGTTAGAATACTTGCTAGTATGCAACTTTGGCTGCCTTTCAAGCAGCCTCTCATTTATCTTTATGAATTAATCCTAAACCTTCTTATCTTAGTGACAATCTAAGCTTTCCTCTCTTTAGTTTGTTGCATTCAATAAAGCTCTCATTGTTATAAATCAATTGATGGATGTCCATAACCGGTCCGGTCCATAAACCGTCCATCCGCAGGAGAGAGAGAGAGGAGAGAGAGTCGGCCTATTGAGGAGAGAGAGAGAGGCGGCCACATACATGTGTTTCATTTTCCTTGTATGATTAGGATTTCATTTCTTTGTAATCTTTCCATATTATGTATTAGTAGTCGTTCTTAATCCTAGTTGGTTTAGGTTTTGGATACTTTCATTTTTACTTATCTTGTAATTCCCTATATAAAGGGAACACTTGTTCATTAATGAAATACAGAAACATTCAGTCTCCAAACCGTTTGTTTAACAACACATTATCAGCACGAGTCTCTAAACTCCCTGAGCAAATCGAAAACCCCTTAAACCCAAAACCTAGCCGGCGACCTTGAACCCTAACCCGACGAACCCTAATCTGTTCTTGCAAGCGTTCCAGCTCGTGTTCATCCAATCAGCACCAACCCTAAGGCGTTTCTGATACTAGACGAACACAGCCTCAACTCCATCCATTCTCAGCTTGCATACCGGACAGCTACAACTCGCGTTCCCCGATCAGCTAGCTCGCGACCCGACAGCGATCAGCTCGCGCGACTTCAACTCCAGCTCGTGCTCGCGTCCGTTCGAGGGTCTTTTGGTGGTCCGGTTTCTACAATCTGTAAACAAAAGGTAACCATAATTCTAAGAACATGAGAATTGAATTTGGATTGTTTGTAAAGATTGAAACCCTAAAAACTAATCTCTAAGATAAAACCCTAGGATAATAGATCAAATCCTAAAAGAGTAAATCGGATCTCGAATAAGTCCGATCCCCTAAACCCTAAATCGAGATTGATCCATTGATCAATTAAAATCATAACCTTAAAAGGTTTTGAATCTCAAATAAAATCTCTTTGATCAAAGATCAAAGTTTCGAAATCCCTAAAACCCTAAATTGGAAAATCGGTTTTTTAATTTTGATTTGAAACTTAATTGTTTGTTTGATCACCTAGAAAATATTGATTAGGATTGTTTAAACTTGAATCTGAATTGCTTGACTTGGTTAAAACCCTAATGATCTAGTTTTTCTCACTTTAAAATCGAATTAGATTGTGGCCGTATGGCCTTAATACATTCTAGGTTAATTGTTCTAGATCATCATCCGTGGCCGTGTGGCCTTGTTGCATTCATATCTGAACCTGATCACTACTGATTGATTGTAATTGAACTTAGGTCTAATTCTAGAGATGATATTGAATTGAACTAAATAGCCATGTGGCTTGTTCTATTACTTGGCCGATTGGTTTGTCTGTTTGTTTTGATTGAATCATGAAATGATAGAAACCAACCGTCTTAGGATTGCAATTACATGTAAAACTATATGCATTAACCCTAAATTGAATCTTGGCCTTGTGGCTTCTACTTGGTCGTGTGGCTTCTCCTTCTTGGTCGTGTGGCTTCTACTTAGCCGTGTGGCTTCTTCTTGGCCGAAAGGCATATACTTTGGCCATTAGGCTTTACTTGAATGTTTTAAAACTAAAAACCTTATTTCTAAAAGACCTATATTATCTATGATTTCAGATGTCGAAAATCAATAACTTGGATTTTGCTGCCCTAAATGTCTCTGTACACAATTACCTTCAGTGGGCNNNNNNNNNNNNNNNNNNNNNNNNNNNNNCGGCGAATGTATCACCGAGGACAACAACTCAAATGAGAAAGATCGTTACAGAGCCATCTTGATCATTCGTCACCATCTAGCTGAGAGTCTCAAAGATCAATACCTAACCATTGAGAATCCACTAGAGCTTTGGAACAAATTGAAATCGAGATATGATCACCAGAGAACGGTGATCATACCAAAGGCTTGGTCTGATTGGAGGGATCTAAGAATCCAAGACTATAAGTCCGTGGACGAGTACAACTCGGCCATGTTTAAGATCGTTTCAAAGTTGAAACAGATGAGACCTGTTGGCTCAGCAGCACCACCTGAAGCACACAACACTGAGGATGATAAAGAGTCCCACCATGTCCAAGGAAACGACTATCATGGCCGTGGTCGAGGAAGTAGATACGGACGTGGCCGTGGCCAAAGTTCCTTTGGCCGCGGACGAGGTAATCAGAATGGACGAGATCATGGACATGATCGTGGCTCATTTGGACGAGGCCATGGTCGTGGACGTGGATCTTCGTTTAAGCCTCAACACTCGACCAAATCAAGTAAATCAGTGTGCCATAGATGTGGAATGGACAATCATTGGGCTAAGACTTGTAGAACTCCAAAGCATCTTGTTGAGCTTTATCAAGAGAGTTTGAAAGGGAAGAATCCCGAAGGCCATATGGTTTATCAAGACAATGAAAAAGACTTCGATCATGACAAGAACGATCTTATGGATTATGAAACTTCGGATTGTCTTAAAGACTGAAGTGATTTCGACATTATAATTTGATTTCTATGTTTTGGTGTTTTTAAATTCTATGTTGTCTTTTATTTTAAACTTGTTTTAAAGACTTATATAATAAAATAAAAGCTTTCATTATATATATGAAGTCTCTAAGTTGCATCCTTTTGAATCTTGTTTTAGAAATAAACGAGAACAAGGATGTACTCGTTGTGGACAGTGGCTCAAGCCACACGATTCTTAAAGATAAGAGATACTTCATAAATCTAACTCTTAAAAACGCCAACATCTCAACCATTGCAGGTATTGCCAGCCTCATAGAGGGGCACGGCCAGGCTAGTATCCTGTTGCCTATGGGTACACATCTTGAGATATCAGAGTCTTGTATTCACCCAACTCTATGAGAAGTCTATTAAGCTTTAAAGACATTCGAATGAATGGATTTCATATNNNNNNNNNNNNNNNNNNNNNNNNNNNNNNNNNNNNNNNNNNNNNNNNNNNNNNNNNNNNNNNNNNNNNNNNNNNNNNNNNNNNNNNNNNNTTATCACACTAAAGTCAGTATGATCGAAGCTAATGCCATTTTTAATAAAGAGGCAATCGATAACTTCATTTTGTGGCACGACCGACTGGGTCATCCCGGGTCGTCCATGATGCGTAAACTGATTATGAACACGAACGGCCATTCCCTTAAAGAGAAACGAGTCATCCCTAAGCACCTATCTTGTGTTGCTTGTTCCCAAGGGAAACTCATTTCTAGGCCATCACCAGTTAAAGTCACTAAAGAGACTATAAACTTTCAGGAAAGAATTCAAGGAGACATCTGTGGACCAATTCACCCACCTTGGGGGACATTTCGATATTTCATGGTCCTCATAGATGCGTCCACTAGATGGTCGCATGTCTGTCTCCTGTTGACCAGGAACTTGGCCTTTACCAGGTTGCTTGCTCAGATAATTCGATTACGAGCACACTTTCCAGATTTTCCATTAAAGACTATACGTCTTGATAATGCTGGTGAGTTCACTTCCCAAGCGTTTAATGACTACTGATGTCTGATGGGGGTAAGTGTGGAACACTCCGTGGCACATGTACATACACANNNNNNNNNNNNNNNNNNNNNNNNNNNNNNNNNNNNNNNNNNNNNNNNNNNNNNNNNNNNNNNNNNNNNNNNNNNNNGGGATATATGTCGGATTTGATTCCCCCACGATTTTAAAATATCTTGAGCCAACTACGAGTGATTTGTTTAAGGCCCGATATGCGGATTATCATTTTAATGAATCCAAACATCCGACCTTAGGGGGAGATAGCAGCAAAATGATAAAAGAAATTTCATGGAATCAAACATCCATTTCTTGGCAAGATCCTCGAACTCAAGTGTATGATCTTGAAGTTCAAAAGATTATACATTTACAAAAGCTAGCTAATCAATTGCCAGATTCCTTTGCTGACCCGAAAAGTGTGACCAAGTCATACATACCTGCTGCTAATGCACCAATAAGAATTGATGTTCAAGAGGGACACAATCAAGTTGCTACAGAGTCTAGCCAGCGTGTGAAACGTGGTAGACCAATAGGTTCCAAAGATAAGAACCCTCGGAAAATAAAGAAAGGTGAAACCGAGGTTCATAAGACACCAGACATGGCCGTGGCCGATCAAGCCCGTGATGTGGCCGCGACCAACCCAGCTTTAGACATGGTCGGACCTGATGCCACTAAGTGGCCGGCCCTGATGTACCAAACAATGATTCTTGGGACGCCAAGATTCATGGTACTGATGGTGCAGATAATAATGAGATTTCAATGAACTATGTCTTGTCTGGAAAACAATGAAACAGAAAACATGTCGACATGGATGATTTATTTGCTTATGTAGTAGCACTTGAAATTATGGATAATGAGGATCAAGAACCCACGTCTATATATGCATGCATGCAAAGATCAGATTGGCTTAAGTGGAAAGAAGCCATAAACGTGGAGTTAGGATCACTGAGAAAGAGAGGTGTGTTTGGTCCAATAATTCGAACACCTCATGATATTAAACCAGTGGGATACAAATGGGACCAGTGGGGTACAAATGGGTTTTTTTGAGAAAGAGAAATGAGAAAGGAGAAGTCGTGAGGTATAAAGCCCGGCTTGTTGCACAAGGATTCTCACAGAGACCTGGAATAGATTATGAGGAGACATACTCCCCTGTGGTAGATGCTACGACCTTCAGATTTTTGATAAGTCTGGCCGTGAGAAAGGGTCTGAATTTGCGGTTAATGGATGTTGTAACCGCATACCTTTATGGTCCACTGGATAATGACATCTATATGAAAGTCCCAGAGGGTATTA
This genomic interval from Brassica oleracea var. oleracea cultivar TO1000 chromosome C2, BOL, whole genome shotgun sequence contains the following:
- the LOC106326519 gene encoding abscisic acid receptor PYL3, producing MNPNLPLSHAPSSSSSTTTTPYGLTKDEFSTLDPIIRTYHTLPRSPNTCTSLIAHRVDAPARTIWRFVRDFANPNKYKHFIKSCTIRGNGKEISVGTIREVSVVSGLPASTSVEILEALDEEKRILSFRVLGGEHRLRNYRSVTSVNEFVVLEKDKVKRVYSVVLESYIVDIPKGNTEEDTRMFVDTVVKSNLQNLAVVSMASPT